A genome region from Lytechinus pictus isolate F3 Inbred chromosome 14, Lp3.0, whole genome shotgun sequence includes the following:
- the LOC129276621 gene encoding transcription factor HES-1-like, giving the protein MPLREVYFAKMPVDTKPKIHEGRKSSKPQMEKRRRARINDSLGQLKSLILEATNKDSSRHSKLEKADILEMTVKHLRNIQRNQLTGPHSSDPNMVSRFRQGYSECIHEVARFFTNIENIGGPDMRLSLINHLANTCNPPASTPSSAASQPSPPTSPVSVTPIAPLHAGQPTVSFPSQATASPVMSSAVNTSQVTQPIRVQISPATSTALSSSSGIVTSAVQQQCVQSRVETVSPCNTNNVPTGHTQVLSSIPLGIPGSLPSGEITLVLPPQALAGGQLPSHFIPVYAQSAPVLASPTMSPASMGPVCAESPKAYAQVHIPPQTQLTPPQQVTAVQTPTLVALPAPAPAPVVRPTKVAVQTVPQPLTPPKTVLHTVNVQQAGDLEPVWRPWSHRRE; this is encoded by the exons ATGCCTCTTCGTGAAGTTTATTTCGCCAAAATGCCTGTGGATACTAAACCAAAAATTCACGAAGGACGAAAG tcgTCCAAACCTCAGATGGAGAAACGAAGACGAGCAAGGATAAACGATAGCCTTGGACAACTCAAATCTCTCATCCTTGAAGCAACTAACAAAGAT AGCTCGAGACATTCCAAGTTGGAGAAAGCTGATATCTTGGAGATGACTGTTAAACATCTCAGGAACATCCAGAGAAATCAACTAACAG GTCCCCATTCTTCTGATCCAAACATGGTCAGTCGATTTCGTCAGGGCTACAGTGAATGCATCCACGAGGTTGCCCGATTCTTCACCAACATCGAGAACATTGGTGGTCCCGACATGCGACTGTCGCTCATCAATCACCTCGCCAATACCTGCAACCCTCCAGCCTCGACACCATCCTCTGCTGCTTCTCAACCATCGCCACCAACTTCACCGGTGTCTGTGACTCCTATCGCTCCACTTCACGCTGGTCAACCAACGGTCAGCTTCCCCAGCCAAGCAACGGCTTCTCCAGTCATGTCCTCTGCCGTCAACACATCCCAGGTCACACAACCTATCAGAGTTCAGATCTCACCAGCCACCTCTACGGCGCTGTCATCATCAAGTGGCATAGTGACATCTGCAGTTCAGCAGCAGTGTGTTCAATCCAGAGTAGAGACTGTTAGTCCATGCAACACGAACAATGTCCCTACAGGACACACTCAGGTGCTGTCGAGTATCCCACTTGGTATTCCTGGATCTCTACCCTCTGGTGAGATCACCCTAGTACTCCCTCCACAAGCCCTCGCAGGTGGACAGTTACCCAGTCACTTCATTCCAGTCTACGCCCAGAGTGCCCCAGTACTCGCCTCTCCGACCATGTCACCAGCATCGATGGGACCAGTCTGTGCGGAATCGCCAAAGGCATATGCCCAAGTCCACATCCCTCCACAAACGCAGTTGACGCCACCACAGCAGGTCACGGCCGTCCAGACACCAACCTTGGTAGCCTTACCAGCACCTGCTCCAGCACCGGTTGTAAGACCAACTAAAGTCGCTGTCCAGACTGTACCCCAACCCCTTACTCCACCTAAAACCGTCCTTCATACAGTGAATGTACAACAAGCGGGTGATCTGGAACCAGTCTGGCGTCCATGGAGCCATCGTCGGGAATAA